One window of Populus nigra chromosome 5, ddPopNigr1.1, whole genome shotgun sequence genomic DNA carries:
- the LOC133694383 gene encoding topless-related protein 3 isoform X1: MSSLSRELVFLILQFLEEEKFKESVHKLEKESGFYFNMKYFEEKVLAGEWDEVEKYLAGFTKVDDNRYSMKIFFEIRKQKYLEALDRQDKAKGVEILVSDLKVFSTFNEELYKEITQLLTLNNFRENEQLSKYGDTKTARSIMLVELKKLIEANPLFRDKLAFPTLKSSRLRTLINQSLNWQHQLCKNPRPNPDIKTLFTDHTCSPMNGPLAAAPVNLPVAAAAAKPAAYTPLGAHGPFPATGAAANTSALASWMANTSASSSVQAAVVTASSIPIPQNQVPVLKRPRTPPTALGIVDYQNPDHELIKRLRPSQSVEEVTYPASRQQASWSLEYLPRTVAFSLHPGSAVMSMDFHPSHHTLLLVGSVNGEITLWELISRERLFSKPFKIWDMSACSLQFQASGFKDASISVTRVAWSPDGNFVGAAFNKHLIHLYAYNGPNDLRQHLEIDAHVGGVNDLAFAHPNKQLCVVTCGDDKLIKVWDLTGRKLFNFEGHEAPVYNICPHHKENIQFIFSTAIDGKIKAWLYDNMGSRVDYDAPGRWCTTMLYSTDGSRLFSCGTSKDGESYLVEWNESEGSIKRSFVGFRKKSAGVVQFDTTQNHFLAAGDDGQIKFWDMENTNVLTSTDADGGLQTLPRLRFNREGNLLAVSTADNGFKILANAAGLRSLRAVETQSFEALRSPMESAAIKVSGASSIANASPVNCKVERNSPVRPSPILNGVDPLNRSMEKPRTVDDVIDKTKPWQLAEIVDPSECRLVTLPESADTSSKVVRLLYTNSGVGMLALGANGIQKLWKWPRNEQNPSGKATASVVPQHWQPNSGLLMTNDVSGVNLEEAVPCIALSKNDSYVMSATGGKVSLFNMMTFKVMTTFMSPPPASTFLAFHPQDNNIIAIGMEDSTIHIYNVRVDEVKSKLKGHQKRVTGLAFSTNLNILVSSGADAQLCIWSIDTWEKRKSVAIQIPAGKSPTGDTRVQFHSDQTRLLVIHETQLAIYDASKMERMRQWVPQDAVSAPISYAAYSCNSQLIYATFCDGNIGVFDADSLRLRCRIAPSVYNGSQTVYPLVVATHPLDPNQLALGLTDGSVKVIEPTESEGKWGSSPPVDNGVLNGRTTSSSTTSNHTPDQLQR; the protein is encoded by the exons TTGAAGAAGAGAAATTCAAGGAGTCTGTCCACAA GCTTGAGAAGGAATCGGGGTTTTACTTCAACATGAAGTATTTCGAGGAGAAAGTGCTGGCTGGAGAATGGGATGAAGTTGAAAAGTACTTAGCGGGTTTTACCAAAGTTGATGATAACAGATACTCaatgaagatattttttgaaatcagGAAACAGAAGTATCTTGAAGCGCTTGATAG GCAAGACAAGGCGAAAGGTGTTGAAATTTTAGTGAGCGATTTGAAGGTATTCTCGACATTTAATGAGGAACTGTACAAAGAAATCACTCAACTTTTAACTCTTAACAATTTCag GGAAAATGAGCAACTATCCAAGTATGGCGACACTAAAACAGCTCGTAGCATTATGTTGGTAGAGTTAAAAAAGCTTATTGAAGCAAATCCTCTCTTTCGTGATAAGCTTGCGTTTCCTACCTTGAAGTCATCTCGATTGAGGACCCTAATCAATCAGAG TTTGAACTGGCAGCACCAGTTATGCAAGAATCCAAGGCCGAACCCAGACATTAAGACTTTATTCACAGACCACACATGTTCACCTATGAATGGTCCTCTTGCTGCTGCACCTGTCAATCTTccagttgctgctgctgctgcaaagCCTGCTGCATATACTCCTCTTGGGGCTCATGGT cCCTTTCCAGCTACTGGTGCAGCAGCTAATACTAGTGCTTTAGCCAGTTGGATGGCAAATACTTCCGCTTCGTCATCTGTCCAAGCAGCTGTTGTTACTGCATCGTCAATTCCTATTCCACAAAATCAAG TTCCAGTCTTGAAACGTCCAAGAACACCACCAACTGCCCTGGGCATTGTTGATTATCAGAATcctgatcatgaactaattaaACGTCTCCGGCCTTCCCAATCTGTTGAAGAG GTCACATATCCAGCATCTAGACAACAGGCATCTTGGTCTCTGGAATACCTGCCAAGGACAGTAGCTTTTTCCTTGCATCCAGGGTCAGCTGTCATGAGCATGGATTTTCACCCTTCTCACCACACATTGCTTCTTG TTGGTTCTGTTAATGGTGAAATTACACTTTGGGAACTCATCTCACGGGAGAGGTTGTTTTCGAAGCCCTTCAAGATTTGGGACATGTCAGCTTGTTCATTGCAATTTCAG GCATCTGGTTTCAAGGATGCCTCAATTTCTGTTACCCGTGTTGCATGGAGTCCTGATGGAAATTTTGTGG GGGCTGCATTTAATAAACACTTGATTCACTTGTATGCTTATAATGGACCAAATGATCTGCGCCAGCATTTAGAG ATTGATGCCCATGTTGGTGGTGTGAATGATTTGGCTTTTGCTCATCCAAACAAACAACTATGTGTGGTCACCTGTGGAGATGACAAGCTAATAAAG GTGTGGGATTTAACAGGACGGAAGCTGTTTAATTTTGAAGGTCATGAGGCACCGGTTTATAACATTTGTCCACACCACAAAGAGAACATCCAG TTCATATTCTCTACTGCTATTGATGGGAAAATAAAGGCCTGGCTATATGACAATATGGGATCTAGAGTTGACTACGATGCTCCTGGCCGGTGGTGTACTACGATGCTTTACAGCACTGATGGCAGTAG GCTGTTCTCTTGTGGAACAAGTAAAGATGGAGAATCTTATCTGGTCGAATGGAATGAAAGTGAAGGATCGATAAAGAGGAGTTTTGTTGGGTTCAGAAAGAAATCAGCAGGTGTTGTGCAGTTTGACACTACCCAAAACCACTTTTTGGCTGCTGGTGATGATGGTCAGATAAAGTTTTGGGATATGGAGAATACCAATGTCCTTACAAGCACAGATGCAGATGGGGGGCTGCAG ACTCTTCCTCGCCTGAGATTCAACAGGGAAGGGAATCTACTCGCAGTTTCCACAGCAGACAATGGATTCAAGATACTTGCAAATGCTGCTGGTCTCAGATCATTGAGAGCAGTTGAAACTCAATCTTTTGAAGCATTGAGATCACCTATGGAATCTGCTGCTATCAAG GTTTCTGGTGCTTCTAGCATCGCAAATGCCAGTCCAGTGAATTGTAAAGTGGAAAGGAACTCTCCCGTCAGGCCTTCTCCAATTCTT AATGGAGTTGATCCTTTGAATAGAAGCATGGAAAAACCAAGAACTGTGGATGATGTAATTGATAAAACAAAACCATGGCAATTGGCTGAAATTGTAGATCCCAGCGAGTGTAGATTAGTTACCTTGCCTGAGAGCGCAGATACCTCCAGCAAG GTTGTTCGTCTTCTATATACAAATTCTGGTGTTGGCATGTTGGCTCTAGGAGCAAATGGTATTCAGAAGCTTTGGAAGTGGCCACGCAATGAACAAAATCCAAGTGGAAAG GCCACCGCCAGTGTTGTTCCACAGCATTGGCAACCAAACAGTGGTCTTCTTATGACTAATGATGTCTCAGGTGTCAACCTTGAAGAAGCAGTCCCATGCATAGCTCTCTCAAAGAATGACTCATATGTAATGTCAGCCACTGGTGGGAAGGTTTCACTGTTTAACATGATGACATTCAAG GTGATGACAACTTTCATGTCCCCTCCCCCTGCTTCAACCTTTCTAGCATTTCATCCCCAGGATAACAATATAATAGCCATTGGAATGGAGGATTCAACTATCCACATATACAATGTTAGAGTGGATGAG gtgaaatcaaaattaaagggTCACCAGAAGCGAGTAACTGGTTTAGCCTTTTCCACCAATCTTAATATCTTGGTATCATCAGGTGCTGATGCACAG CTTTGCATCTGGAGCATTGATACATGGGAGAAGAGAAAATCAGTCGCTATTCAAATTCCTGCAGGAAAGTCACCTACTGGTGACACCCGTGTACAGTTCCACTCTGATCAGACTCGCTTGCTTGTGATTCATGAGACTCAGTTGGCAATATATGATGCCTCCAAGATGGAGCGTATGCGTCAG TGGGTACCACAAGATGCTGTTTCTGCACCCATATCTTATGCAGCATACTCTTGCAACAGTCAATTGATTTATGCTACATTCTGTGATGGTAACATTGGAGTGTTTGATGCTGATAGCCTGAGGCTTAGATGCCGAATCGCCCCCTCAGTATACAACGG gAGCCAAACTGTGTACCCACTAGTTGTTGCTACGCATCCACTCGACCCAAACCAGTTAGCCTTGGGGTTGACAGATGGATCTGTTAAGGTGATAGAACCCACTGAATCAGAAGGGAAGTGGGGATCGAGTCCGCCTGTAGATAATGGGGTGCTAAATGGTAGGACGACATCATCATCTACTACAAGCAACCACACGCCAGATCAGTTGCAAAGATAA
- the LOC133694383 gene encoding topless-related protein 3 isoform X2, with protein sequence MKYFEEKVLAGEWDEVEKYLAGFTKVDDNRYSMKIFFEIRKQKYLEALDRQDKAKGVEILVSDLKVFSTFNEELYKEITQLLTLNNFRENEQLSKYGDTKTARSIMLVELKKLIEANPLFRDKLAFPTLKSSRLRTLINQSLNWQHQLCKNPRPNPDIKTLFTDHTCSPMNGPLAAAPVNLPVAAAAAKPAAYTPLGAHGPFPATGAAANTSALASWMANTSASSSVQAAVVTASSIPIPQNQVPVLKRPRTPPTALGIVDYQNPDHELIKRLRPSQSVEEVTYPASRQQASWSLEYLPRTVAFSLHPGSAVMSMDFHPSHHTLLLVGSVNGEITLWELISRERLFSKPFKIWDMSACSLQFQASGFKDASISVTRVAWSPDGNFVGAAFNKHLIHLYAYNGPNDLRQHLEIDAHVGGVNDLAFAHPNKQLCVVTCGDDKLIKVWDLTGRKLFNFEGHEAPVYNICPHHKENIQFIFSTAIDGKIKAWLYDNMGSRVDYDAPGRWCTTMLYSTDGSRLFSCGTSKDGESYLVEWNESEGSIKRSFVGFRKKSAGVVQFDTTQNHFLAAGDDGQIKFWDMENTNVLTSTDADGGLQTLPRLRFNREGNLLAVSTADNGFKILANAAGLRSLRAVETQSFEALRSPMESAAIKVSGASSIANASPVNCKVERNSPVRPSPILNGVDPLNRSMEKPRTVDDVIDKTKPWQLAEIVDPSECRLVTLPESADTSSKVVRLLYTNSGVGMLALGANGIQKLWKWPRNEQNPSGKATASVVPQHWQPNSGLLMTNDVSGVNLEEAVPCIALSKNDSYVMSATGGKVSLFNMMTFKVMTTFMSPPPASTFLAFHPQDNNIIAIGMEDSTIHIYNVRVDEVKSKLKGHQKRVTGLAFSTNLNILVSSGADAQLCIWSIDTWEKRKSVAIQIPAGKSPTGDTRVQFHSDQTRLLVIHETQLAIYDASKMERMRQWVPQDAVSAPISYAAYSCNSQLIYATFCDGNIGVFDADSLRLRCRIAPSVYNGSQTVYPLVVATHPLDPNQLALGLTDGSVKVIEPTESEGKWGSSPPVDNGVLNGRTTSSSTTSNHTPDQLQR encoded by the exons ATGAAGTATTTCGAGGAGAAAGTGCTGGCTGGAGAATGGGATGAAGTTGAAAAGTACTTAGCGGGTTTTACCAAAGTTGATGATAACAGATACTCaatgaagatattttttgaaatcagGAAACAGAAGTATCTTGAAGCGCTTGATAG GCAAGACAAGGCGAAAGGTGTTGAAATTTTAGTGAGCGATTTGAAGGTATTCTCGACATTTAATGAGGAACTGTACAAAGAAATCACTCAACTTTTAACTCTTAACAATTTCag GGAAAATGAGCAACTATCCAAGTATGGCGACACTAAAACAGCTCGTAGCATTATGTTGGTAGAGTTAAAAAAGCTTATTGAAGCAAATCCTCTCTTTCGTGATAAGCTTGCGTTTCCTACCTTGAAGTCATCTCGATTGAGGACCCTAATCAATCAGAG TTTGAACTGGCAGCACCAGTTATGCAAGAATCCAAGGCCGAACCCAGACATTAAGACTTTATTCACAGACCACACATGTTCACCTATGAATGGTCCTCTTGCTGCTGCACCTGTCAATCTTccagttgctgctgctgctgcaaagCCTGCTGCATATACTCCTCTTGGGGCTCATGGT cCCTTTCCAGCTACTGGTGCAGCAGCTAATACTAGTGCTTTAGCCAGTTGGATGGCAAATACTTCCGCTTCGTCATCTGTCCAAGCAGCTGTTGTTACTGCATCGTCAATTCCTATTCCACAAAATCAAG TTCCAGTCTTGAAACGTCCAAGAACACCACCAACTGCCCTGGGCATTGTTGATTATCAGAATcctgatcatgaactaattaaACGTCTCCGGCCTTCCCAATCTGTTGAAGAG GTCACATATCCAGCATCTAGACAACAGGCATCTTGGTCTCTGGAATACCTGCCAAGGACAGTAGCTTTTTCCTTGCATCCAGGGTCAGCTGTCATGAGCATGGATTTTCACCCTTCTCACCACACATTGCTTCTTG TTGGTTCTGTTAATGGTGAAATTACACTTTGGGAACTCATCTCACGGGAGAGGTTGTTTTCGAAGCCCTTCAAGATTTGGGACATGTCAGCTTGTTCATTGCAATTTCAG GCATCTGGTTTCAAGGATGCCTCAATTTCTGTTACCCGTGTTGCATGGAGTCCTGATGGAAATTTTGTGG GGGCTGCATTTAATAAACACTTGATTCACTTGTATGCTTATAATGGACCAAATGATCTGCGCCAGCATTTAGAG ATTGATGCCCATGTTGGTGGTGTGAATGATTTGGCTTTTGCTCATCCAAACAAACAACTATGTGTGGTCACCTGTGGAGATGACAAGCTAATAAAG GTGTGGGATTTAACAGGACGGAAGCTGTTTAATTTTGAAGGTCATGAGGCACCGGTTTATAACATTTGTCCACACCACAAAGAGAACATCCAG TTCATATTCTCTACTGCTATTGATGGGAAAATAAAGGCCTGGCTATATGACAATATGGGATCTAGAGTTGACTACGATGCTCCTGGCCGGTGGTGTACTACGATGCTTTACAGCACTGATGGCAGTAG GCTGTTCTCTTGTGGAACAAGTAAAGATGGAGAATCTTATCTGGTCGAATGGAATGAAAGTGAAGGATCGATAAAGAGGAGTTTTGTTGGGTTCAGAAAGAAATCAGCAGGTGTTGTGCAGTTTGACACTACCCAAAACCACTTTTTGGCTGCTGGTGATGATGGTCAGATAAAGTTTTGGGATATGGAGAATACCAATGTCCTTACAAGCACAGATGCAGATGGGGGGCTGCAG ACTCTTCCTCGCCTGAGATTCAACAGGGAAGGGAATCTACTCGCAGTTTCCACAGCAGACAATGGATTCAAGATACTTGCAAATGCTGCTGGTCTCAGATCATTGAGAGCAGTTGAAACTCAATCTTTTGAAGCATTGAGATCACCTATGGAATCTGCTGCTATCAAG GTTTCTGGTGCTTCTAGCATCGCAAATGCCAGTCCAGTGAATTGTAAAGTGGAAAGGAACTCTCCCGTCAGGCCTTCTCCAATTCTT AATGGAGTTGATCCTTTGAATAGAAGCATGGAAAAACCAAGAACTGTGGATGATGTAATTGATAAAACAAAACCATGGCAATTGGCTGAAATTGTAGATCCCAGCGAGTGTAGATTAGTTACCTTGCCTGAGAGCGCAGATACCTCCAGCAAG GTTGTTCGTCTTCTATATACAAATTCTGGTGTTGGCATGTTGGCTCTAGGAGCAAATGGTATTCAGAAGCTTTGGAAGTGGCCACGCAATGAACAAAATCCAAGTGGAAAG GCCACCGCCAGTGTTGTTCCACAGCATTGGCAACCAAACAGTGGTCTTCTTATGACTAATGATGTCTCAGGTGTCAACCTTGAAGAAGCAGTCCCATGCATAGCTCTCTCAAAGAATGACTCATATGTAATGTCAGCCACTGGTGGGAAGGTTTCACTGTTTAACATGATGACATTCAAG GTGATGACAACTTTCATGTCCCCTCCCCCTGCTTCAACCTTTCTAGCATTTCATCCCCAGGATAACAATATAATAGCCATTGGAATGGAGGATTCAACTATCCACATATACAATGTTAGAGTGGATGAG gtgaaatcaaaattaaagggTCACCAGAAGCGAGTAACTGGTTTAGCCTTTTCCACCAATCTTAATATCTTGGTATCATCAGGTGCTGATGCACAG CTTTGCATCTGGAGCATTGATACATGGGAGAAGAGAAAATCAGTCGCTATTCAAATTCCTGCAGGAAAGTCACCTACTGGTGACACCCGTGTACAGTTCCACTCTGATCAGACTCGCTTGCTTGTGATTCATGAGACTCAGTTGGCAATATATGATGCCTCCAAGATGGAGCGTATGCGTCAG TGGGTACCACAAGATGCTGTTTCTGCACCCATATCTTATGCAGCATACTCTTGCAACAGTCAATTGATTTATGCTACATTCTGTGATGGTAACATTGGAGTGTTTGATGCTGATAGCCTGAGGCTTAGATGCCGAATCGCCCCCTCAGTATACAACGG gAGCCAAACTGTGTACCCACTAGTTGTTGCTACGCATCCACTCGACCCAAACCAGTTAGCCTTGGGGTTGACAGATGGATCTGTTAAGGTGATAGAACCCACTGAATCAGAAGGGAAGTGGGGATCGAGTCCGCCTGTAGATAATGGGGTGCTAAATGGTAGGACGACATCATCATCTACTACAAGCAACCACACGCCAGATCAGTTGCAAAGATAA
- the LOC133693356 gene encoding uncharacterized protein LOC133693356 gives MQRRSNGCTTDHTKAKKERVIKPASLLSKKVGVFFSSVFGKKKPPKACSKVHKNGDGYLPFGVALRPASPEYYALKKLLEIEEEEEEEEPKVEKRENTPSTAADNYLKVSFPFLSFFSRYTSLGFFRGKLNTGNGWNHNLLGGVGMSDTLTERKDSSSNLLRNSSRVPSTRLQKLKMAGSFAKTAMRQIGGTSEQVREERREECGEELCKKRILMGEKCKPLNFSGSLHYDEDGILLPEVLLL, from the coding sequence ATGCAGAGAAGAAGCAATGGCTGCACTACTGATCACACCAAGGCCAAGAAGGAAAGGGTTATTAAGCCTGCAAGCCTTCTTTCAAAGAAGGTTGGCGTTTTCTTCTCTAGTGTCTTTGGTAAGAAGAAACCACCCAAGGCTTGCTCTAAGGTCCACAAAAATGGCGATGGTTATCTCCCTTTTGGGGTTGCGCTAAGGCCTGCATCACCTGAGTACTATGCATTGAAGAAACTTTTGGAgattgaggaggaggaggaggaggaggagccaAAGgtggaaaagagagaaaatacacCGAGCACGGCAGCAGATAATTATCTGAAAGTGTCATTTCCTTTCTTGAGCTTTTTCAGCCGGTATACGAGCCTGGGCTTCTTCAGAGGTAAACTCAACACCGGAAATGGATGGAACCATAACCTCCTTGGTGGTGTTGGCATGTCTGATACCCTGACCGAAAGAAAGGACAGCAGCAGCAACTTGCTAAGGAATTCATCAAGGGTACCGAGTACCCGTCTTCAGAAGTTGAAGATGGCTGGATCCTTTGCAAAGACTGCGATGAGGCAGATTGGAGGAACATCAGAGCAAGTCAGGGAAGAAAGACGAGAAGAATGTGGCGAGGAGCTATGCAAGAAGAGGATTTTAATGGGAGAGAAGTGCAAGCCCCTCAATTTTTCTGGCTCCCTTCACTATGATGAAGACGGCATTTTGTTGCCTGAGGTGCTTCTGTTGTAA
- the LOC133693989 gene encoding eukaryotic translation initiation factor 3 subunit A-like, with the protein MSTFAKPENALKRAEELINVGQKQDALQALHDLITSKRYRAWQKPLERIMFKYVELCVDLRRGRFAKDGLIQYRIVCQQVNVTSLEEVIKHFMHLSTEKAEQARSQAQALEEALDVDDLEADKRPEDLMLSYVSGEKGKERSDRELVTPWFKFLWETYRTVLEILRNNSKLEALYAMTAHRAFQFCKQYKRTTEFRRLCEIIRNHLANLNKYRDQRDRPDLTAPESLQLYLDTRFEQLKVATELELWQEAFRSVEDIHGLMCMVKKTPKASLMVVYYAKLTEIFWISSSHLYHAYAWLKLFTLQKSFNKNLSQKDLQMIASSVVLAALAVAPYDHTQGASHLELENEKERNMRMANLIGFNLDLKPESREVLSRSSLLSELVSKGVMSCATQEVKDLYHLLEHEFLPLDLTAKVQPLLSKISKLGGKLTSASSVPEVHLSQYIPALEKLATLRLLQQVSQVYQTMKIESLSQMIPFFDFSAVEKISVDAVKHNFIAMKLDHMKHVVLFDTQDLESDGLRDHLTVFAESLNKARAMIYPPTRKSSKLGEILPGLGEIVDKEHKRLLARKSIIEKRKEEQERQLLEMEREEESRRLKQQKITEEAEQKRLAAEYEQRNKQRILREIEERELEEAQALLEEHEKRSKRKGGKKPILEGEKVTKQILMERALSEQLRERQEMEKKLQKLVKTMDYLERAKREEAASLIEAAFQQRLVEEKALHEHEQQQEIELSRQRHDGDLREKNRLSRMLENKIIFEERVKSRRESEFNQRRAEREERINQIVQARKQEREALRKKIFFVRSEEERLKRLREEEEARKHEEAERRRKEEAEHKAKLDKIAEKQRQRERELEEKERIRREALLADGPSRSSELPAGPEPGAAAAPAAGKYVPRFRRGGTEGSAQAPPETDRWGGGSGRPAPPDSDKWSSGSARQPPSDTDRWGSGGSRPDDRNPPSDRWGGGSKSTWSSSRPRGR; encoded by the exons ATGTCGACTTTTGCCAAGCCAGAGAATGCCTTGAAGCGAGCTGAAG AGTTGATAAATGTTGGGCAGAAGCAAGATGCATTGCAAGCTCTTCATGATCTAATCACCTCAAAGAGATACCGAGCTTGGCAAAAACCACTTGAAAGGATTATGTTTAAGTATGTAGAGCTTTGTGTTGACTTGCGGAGGGGCAGGTTTGCTAAGGATGGTCTGATTCAGTACCGTATTGTTTGCCAACAAGTGAACGTCACTTCCTTGGAGGAGGTGATCAAGCATTTCATGCATCTTTCCACTGAGAAAGCTGAACAAGCTCGTAGTCAGGCACAAGCCCTTGAAGAAGCTCTTGATGTGGATGATCTGGAAGCAGATAAAAGGCCAGAAGATCTGATGCTTAGTTATGTCAGTGGTGAGAAGGGAAAGGAGAGGTCTGATCGTGAGCTTGTTACTCCTTGGTTCAAGTTTCTGTGGGAGACCTATAGAACAGTACTTGAAATATTACGAAACAACTCAAAGTTAGAGGCCCTATATGCG ATGACAGCCCACCGAGCTTTCCAATTCTGTAAACAATACAAACGGACAACTGAATTTAGGCGGTTGTGTGAGATCATCAGGAACCATTTAGCAAACCTCAACAAATATAGAGACCAAAGGGATCGACCTGATCTCACAGCCCCTGAGAGCTTGCAGCTGTATCTTGATACACGATTTGAGCAGCTAAAAGTAGCTACTGAGCTTGAGCTCTGGCAG GAAGCTTTTCGGTCCGTTGAAGATATCCATGGATTGATGTGCATGGTTAAAAAAACTCCCAAGGCATCCTTGATGGTGGTTTATTATGCCAAGCTAACAGAGATATTCTGGATTTCATCAAGTCATCTTTACCATGCTTATGCATGGTTAAAGCTTTTTACACTTCagaaaagtttcaataaaaacttAAGCCAGAAAGACTTGCAGATGATAGCATCATCTGTTGTTTTGGCTGCTCTAGCGGTGGCTCCTTACGATCACACACAGGGCGCATCTCATTTGGAGCTTGAAAATGAGAAAGAGCGGAATATGCGGATGGCTAATCTTATAGGTTTCAATCTAGACCTGAAACCTGAGAGTAGAGAAGTG CTTTCAAGGTCATCCCTTCTTTCAGAACTG GTATCCAAAGGTGTAATGAGCTGTGCAACTCAGGAAGTGAAAGATCTTTACCATCTTTTGGAGCACGAATTTCTACCATTAGATCTTACAGCAAAGGTTCAGCCTTTGTTATCCAAAATTTCCAAACTAGGGGGAAAACTTACCTCAGCTTCTTCCGTGCCTGAAGTGCACCTCTCCCAATATATCCCTGCCCTCGAGAAGCTTGCTACCCTGAGGTTGCTTCAACAG GTGTCTCAGGTGTATCAGACCATGAAAATTGAGAGTTTGTCTCAGATGATCCCATTTTTTGATTTCTCTGCTGTTGAGAAGATTTCGGTTGATGCTGTGAAACATAATTTCATAGCTATGAAACTGGACCATATGAAGCATGTTGTGCTATTTGACACTCAG GATCTTGAATCTGATGGGCTGCGAGATCACTTGACTGTTTTTGCTGAATCCTTAAATAAAGCAAGGGCTATGATTTATCCTCCAACAAGGAAATCATCAAAACTGGGTGAAATTTTACCGGGACTAGGGGAGATTGTTGATAAGGAACACAAGAGACTTCTAGCTCGGAAATCCATCATTGAAAAGAGAAAGGAGGAACAAGAACGTCAACTTTTGGAAATG GAACGAGAGGAGGAGTCAAGGAGGCTGAAGCAGCAGAAGATTACAGAAGAGGCAGAGCAGAAGAGGCTTGCAGCTGAGTATGAGCAAAGGAACAAACAAAGGATCCTCCGGGAAATTGAGGAGCGTGAACTTGAAGAAGCACAAGCTTTACTTGAGGAACATGAGAAGCGCAGTAAAAGGAAAGGAGGAAAGAAGCCGATCTTAGAAGGA GAGAAAGTGACGAAGCAAATTTTAATGGAAAGGGCTTTGAGTGAGCAGCTCAGAGAGAGGCAGGAAATGGAGAAGAAATTACAGAAATTGGTTAAAACCATGGATTATTTGGAAAGAGCAAAAAGAGAAGAGGCAGCCTCACTGATTGAAGCTGCTTTTCAACAACGATTGGTGGAAGAGAAAGCACTTCATGAACACGAGCAGCAG CAAGAAATTGAATTGAGCAGACAGCGCCATGATGGGGACCTCAGGGAGAAGAATAGGCTGTCTCGGATGTTGGAGAACAAG ATCATTTTTGAGGAAAGAGTGAAGAGCCGCCGAGAGTCAGAGTTCAACCAAAGGAGAGCTGAGAGGGAAGAAAGGATCAACCAGATTGTTCAAGCTCGGAAACAAGAGAGAGAAGCTTTGAGGAAGAAAATATTCTTTGTGAGGTCTGAAGAGGAGAGACTGAAAAGGCTGCGTGAAGAGGAAGAGGCTCGCAAGCATGAAG AGGCTGAGAGACGCAGGAAAGAAGAAGCTGAACACAAGGCAAAGTTGGATAAGATAGCTGAGAAGCAGAGACAGAGAGAACGCGAACTAGAAGAAAAGGAACGCATAAGGAGGGAAGCTCTCTTGGCTGATGGGCCTTCTAGGTCTTCTGAGCTTCCTGCTGGTCCAGAGCCTGGAGCGGCTGCTGCACCAGCCGCTGGAAAGTATGTGCCCAGATTCCGGCGAGGGGGAACTGAAGGCTCGGCGCAGGCTCCTCCAGAAACTGATAGGTGGGGAGGTGGAAGTGGTAGGCCAGCCCCTCCAGATTCTGATAAGTGGAGCAGTGGCAGTGCCAGGCAGCCCCCTTCAGATACAGACCGGTGGGGCAGTGGTGGCAGCAGGCCTGATGATCGCAACCCCCCCAGTGATAGGTGGGGTGGAGGCTCAAAGTCAACTTGGTCATCATCTAGGCCACGTGGTCGCTGA
- the LOC133695161 gene encoding wall-associated receptor kinase-like 20: MMFVIIVLLTLLSHVPALNVCPKCGNMEVPYPLSTSDNCGNPRYRIYCNSGALEFLSAQGFYYRILSINPSVRKLVISPPLIVKNTCCSTDLSLGGLSLNENSSFNISTHNTVMLFNCSDNILLSPLNCSSTSFCRQYEEVGEGSGCKGTLCCHFLKDTAMTSHRIRVRAGGCTAYTSVVDIKPDDPIDRWNYGIELQWLPPL, from the coding sequence ATGATGTTCGTGATAATCGTTTTGCTCactttactatcccatgtgccAGCCCTTAATGTTTGCCCTAAATGTGGCAACATGGAAGTCCCTTACCCACTTAGCACAAGTGATAATTGTGGAAACCCTAGGTACAGAATCTATTGCAACAGTGGTGCTCTAGAGTTCTTGTCAGCTCAAGGGTTTTACTACAGAATCCTTAGCATCAACCCTAGTGTTCGTAAGCTTGTCATTAGCCCTCCCCTAATAGTGAAGAACACATGTTGTTCCACTGATCTTTCCCTTGGAGGATTAAGTCTCAACGAAAACTCGTCGTTCAACATATCCACTCATAACACTGTTATGTTATTCAACTGTTCTGATAACATCCTACTGTCACCGTTGAACTGTTCATCGACCAGCTTCTGTAGGCAGTATGAGGAGGTTGGAGAGGGAAGTGGATGCAAAGGTACTCTTTGTTGCCACTTTTTGAAAGATACAGCAATGACCTCACATAGGATTAGGGTCAGGGCTGGAGGGTGCACTGCTTATACTTCTGTTGTGGACATCAAACCTGATGATCCCATTGATAGATGGAACTACGGAATTGAGCTGCAATGGCTGCCTCCACTCTAG